In Caproiciproducens sp. NJN-50, the following are encoded in one genomic region:
- a CDS encoding TetR/AcrR family transcriptional regulator, protein MKKDAENALLTKGPAENARKTRRQLQAMETKNKIYNAAVKKINELGFSNVSIEDITTEANVSKGSFYTYFESKRALVFYTFTQSDEIYKQAYEKVKGLDFLSMITRFMRISYTEYEKRGRGIIKAMIANYFTLEGYNFYGKDRPLLKCLEKIVESGKKEQVLDMRTETDKYVNILLSTMVGVEVMWCFESQDFSLADMIEDAVRVAAKGMMMR, encoded by the coding sequence TTGAAAAAAGACGCTGAGAACGCTCTCCTGACAAAAGGCCCTGCGGAGAACGCGAGAAAGACCAGGCGTCAGCTTCAGGCAATGGAGACAAAAAACAAAATTTATAATGCTGCCGTGAAGAAAATCAATGAGCTGGGCTTCAGTAATGTCAGCATTGAGGATATTACGACGGAAGCCAACGTCTCAAAAGGGTCTTTCTATACGTATTTTGAGTCCAAGAGGGCTCTTGTTTTTTATACGTTCACGCAGTCCGATGAAATTTACAAACAGGCGTATGAAAAGGTCAAAGGTTTGGACTTTTTATCCATGATTACGCGCTTTATGAGGATTTCCTACACCGAGTACGAAAAGCGCGGCAGGGGGATCATTAAAGCGATGATCGCAAATTATTTTACCCTGGAGGGGTATAACTTCTACGGCAAAGATCGCCCTCTGCTCAAATGTCTGGAGAAGATTGTGGAAAGCGGGAAAAAAGAGCAGGTTCTCGATATGCGGACAGAGACAGACAAATATGTGAATATCCTGCTTTCCACCATGGTTGGCGTCGAAGTGATGTGGTGCTTTGAGAGTCAGGATTTCAGCTTGGCGGATATGATTGAAGACGCCGTCCGGGTGGCGGCGAAAGGCATGATGATGCGATAA
- the nifJ gene encoding pyruvate:ferredoxin (flavodoxin) oxidoreductase — protein MAKKIELMDGNQAAAYVSYAFTEVAGIYPITPSSPMAEYVDEWAANGKKNLFGQPVQVVEMQSEGGAAGTVHGSLQSGALTTTYTASQGLLLMIPNMYKIAGEMLPGVFHVSARTLSAHALSIFGDHSDVMGVRSTGFALLASSSPQEVMDLGAVAHLAAIHCRMPVLHFFDGFRTSHEIQKIEALDYEDLRPLVDQDALKAFRRHALNPEHPATRGTTVNPDIFFQCREACNEKIAQIPDAVEHYMKEIGKITGRTHHLFDYYGAPDAEQVIILMGSAAETAKETVDYLAAKGEKAGLLNVHLYRPFSAEHFLASLPATVKRLAILDRTKEPGARGEPLYQDICTLYQERGIPMEIVGGRYGLSSKDTTPGQILAVYDNLKKDRPKNNFTIGIVDDVTFTSLPVTREIETSPAGQTNVEIWGMGSDGTVGANKNSIKIIGHATDLYCQAYFVYDSKKSGGLTQSHLRFGKVPIRSPYLVRAADFVACHTPSYVHTYDMVKNLKDGGTFLLNCAWDTDGLEKNLPASMKRALAAKHARLYTIDAIDIARKLGLGNRTNTILQAAFFKLTGVIPIGQAVAEMKDAIYKTYYKKKGQTVVDMNNASIEHGIDELREVTIPGAWLTARDDAAEDKAPAFIQDVVAPMNRQEGDALPLSMIKKYGLEDGTWPAGTSKYEKRGAAVEVPAWKMDACIQCNQCSLVCPHAAIRPILLNKDEIKAAPAGFETRKAVGPGLDQYQFRIQVSPYDCTGCGSCVNVCPAKEKALVMESLESQLKETGNWTFAVENVEIKKDAANAKTVKSSQFAKPYFEFSGACAGCGETPYIKLVTQLFGDRMYITNASGCSSAYGGSTPSSPYCTDKKGFGPAWAMSLFEDNAEYAYGYLLGQDAVKRQLRANIQRLLERGVAEDACAAYLEKGDAAEESRAVSDTLLAALKNDDSEEAVFIRQNREYLTKKSVWAFGGDGWAYDIGYGGLDHVLASGKDVNLLVLDTEVYSNTGGQSSKSTAAGAIAKFAAGGKVTKKKDLGLMAMSYGYVYVAQVSMGADPAQTLKAIREAEAYNGPSLVICYCPCIEHGVKASMGLSQLEEKKAVEAGYWHLYRYNPDLKAEGRNPFTLDSREPTGDFQKFLQGENRYASLKLSFPDKAETLYSKAERDAKERLESYRNLAGK, from the coding sequence ATGGCGAAAAAAATTGAGTTGATGGACGGAAACCAGGCGGCCGCATATGTTTCCTACGCCTTTACGGAGGTAGCGGGCATTTACCCAATCACTCCGTCTTCACCTATGGCGGAATATGTGGACGAATGGGCGGCCAACGGGAAGAAAAACCTCTTCGGTCAGCCGGTGCAGGTGGTGGAAATGCAGTCAGAGGGCGGTGCCGCCGGTACGGTTCACGGCTCCCTGCAATCCGGCGCACTGACCACCACCTATACCGCGTCTCAGGGTCTGCTGCTGATGATTCCCAATATGTACAAAATCGCGGGTGAAATGCTGCCGGGCGTATTTCATGTCTCCGCCCGCACGCTGTCGGCCCACGCGCTGTCTATCTTCGGCGATCACTCTGATGTCATGGGCGTGCGCAGCACGGGCTTCGCCCTGCTGGCTTCCTCCTCCCCTCAGGAGGTCATGGACCTGGGCGCTGTCGCACATCTGGCCGCCATCCACTGCCGGATGCCGGTACTGCACTTCTTCGACGGCTTCCGCACCTCTCATGAGATCCAGAAGATCGAGGCGCTGGATTACGAGGATCTTCGCCCCCTGGTGGACCAGGACGCACTTAAGGCGTTTCGCAGACACGCCCTGAATCCGGAGCATCCCGCCACCCGCGGCACCACCGTGAACCCGGACATCTTCTTCCAGTGCCGCGAGGCCTGCAATGAGAAAATTGCCCAGATTCCCGACGCAGTGGAGCACTATATGAAGGAGATCGGCAAAATCACGGGCCGAACCCACCACCTCTTCGACTATTACGGCGCTCCCGACGCCGAACAGGTCATCATCCTGATGGGCTCCGCCGCCGAAACCGCCAAGGAAACCGTGGACTATCTGGCCGCCAAGGGCGAAAAGGCAGGCCTTCTCAACGTCCATCTGTACCGTCCTTTCTCCGCGGAGCACTTTTTGGCCAGCCTGCCCGCCACGGTCAAGCGCCTGGCGATACTGGACCGAACCAAGGAGCCGGGCGCCAGGGGCGAGCCGCTGTATCAGGATATTTGCACCCTCTATCAAGAGAGAGGCATTCCCATGGAGATCGTGGGCGGCCGCTACGGTTTGAGCTCCAAGGATACTACGCCGGGGCAGATTCTGGCCGTGTACGACAACCTGAAGAAGGACCGGCCCAAGAACAACTTTACCATCGGCATTGTGGACGACGTGACCTTCACTTCTCTGCCGGTGACCAGGGAGATCGAGACCTCCCCGGCCGGCCAGACGAATGTGGAGATCTGGGGCATGGGTTCCGACGGCACTGTCGGCGCCAACAAGAACTCCATCAAAATCATCGGCCATGCCACTGATCTTTACTGCCAGGCTTATTTCGTGTATGACTCCAAAAAATCCGGCGGCCTGACCCAATCCCACCTGCGTTTCGGCAAGGTGCCGATCCGGTCCCCCTATCTGGTGCGTGCCGCGGATTTTGTGGCCTGCCATACGCCTTCCTATGTTCATACATACGACATGGTGAAAAACCTGAAGGACGGCGGCACGTTCCTGCTGAACTGCGCATGGGACACGGACGGTTTGGAAAAGAACCTTCCCGCATCCATGAAGCGGGCTCTGGCTGCCAAGCACGCCAGGCTGTACACCATCGACGCGATCGACATTGCCCGCAAGCTGGGTCTGGGCAACCGAACCAATACCATTTTGCAGGCGGCCTTCTTCAAGCTGACCGGCGTGATCCCCATCGGCCAGGCCGTTGCCGAAATGAAAGACGCCATTTACAAAACCTACTACAAAAAGAAAGGCCAGACTGTGGTGGACATGAACAACGCGTCCATCGAGCATGGCATCGACGAACTGCGCGAAGTAACGATCCCCGGCGCCTGGCTCACCGCGCGGGACGATGCCGCCGAGGATAAGGCGCCCGCCTTCATCCAGGACGTCGTGGCTCCCATGAACCGCCAGGAGGGCGACGCGTTGCCGCTCTCCATGATAAAGAAATATGGTCTTGAGGACGGCACCTGGCCCGCCGGCACCTCCAAGTATGAAAAGCGCGGCGCCGCCGTCGAGGTCCCCGCCTGGAAGATGGACGCCTGCATCCAGTGCAACCAGTGCTCTCTGGTCTGCCCCCACGCCGCTATCCGCCCCATTCTGCTGAATAAGGACGAAATTAAGGCGGCTCCCGCCGGTTTCGAGACCAGGAAAGCCGTCGGCCCCGGCCTGGACCAGTACCAGTTCCGCATTCAGGTTTCGCCCTATGACTGCACCGGCTGCGGCAGCTGCGTCAACGTCTGCCCGGCCAAGGAGAAGGCTCTGGTGATGGAGAGCTTGGAGAGCCAGCTGAAGGAGACCGGAAACTGGACGTTCGCCGTGGAGAACGTTGAGATCAAGAAGGATGCCGCCAACGCAAAAACGGTGAAAAGTTCCCAGTTTGCAAAGCCCTATTTTGAATTCTCGGGTGCCTGCGCCGGATGCGGCGAGACCCCTTACATCAAGCTGGTAACCCAGCTCTTCGGCGACCGGATGTACATCACCAACGCCTCCGGCTGTTCCTCCGCTTATGGCGGCTCCACGCCGTCCTCTCCTTACTGCACCGACAAAAAGGGCTTCGGCCCCGCTTGGGCCATGTCCCTGTTCGAGGACAACGCGGAGTATGCCTACGGCTACCTGCTGGGGCAGGATGCCGTCAAGCGGCAGCTGCGCGCGAACATCCAGCGGCTGTTGGAACGGGGCGTTGCAGAGGACGCCTGCGCGGCCTATCTGGAAAAAGGCGATGCCGCGGAGGAATCCCGCGCCGTCAGCGACACGCTGCTGGCCGCCCTGAAAAACGACGACAGTGAGGAAGCAGTCTTCATCCGTCAGAATCGGGAGTACCTGACCAAGAAAAGCGTCTGGGCCTTCGGCGGCGACGGATGGGCTTACGACATCGGCTACGGCGGACTGGATCACGTGCTGGCCTCCGGCAAAGACGTCAACTTGCTGGTTCTGGATACCGAGGTGTATTCCAACACCGGCGGGCAGTCTTCCAAGTCCACAGCGGCGGGCGCAATCGCCAAGTTTGCCGCCGGCGGCAAGGTGACCAAGAAGAAGGATCTCGGCCTGATGGCCATGAGCTACGGTTACGTATATGTGGCGCAGGTTTCCATGGGCGCCGATCCCGCTCAGACGCTGAAAGCGATCCGGGAGGCCGAGGCATACAACGGCCCGTCCCTCGTCATCTGTTACTGTCCCTGCATCGAACACGGCGTGAAAGCCAGCATGGGGCTGAGCCAGCTGGAGGAGAAGAAAGCGGTGGAGGCCGGCTATTGGCATCTGTACCGTTACAATCCCGATCTGAAAGCGGAGGGCAGAAATCCCTTTACCCTAGATTCCAGGGAACCCACCGGCGACTTCCAGAAGTTCCTGCAGGGTGAAAACCGCTACGCATCATTAAAATTATCCTTCCCGGACAAGGCCGAAACGCTGTATTCCAAAGCGGAGAGGGACGCTAAAGAGCGGCTGGAAAGCTACCGGAATCTGGCCGGAAAATAA
- a CDS encoding 4-hydroxyphenylacetate 3-hydroxylase family protein, with translation MPLMTAQEYIESLRKLKTRVYLFGKKVDNWVDDPIIRPSINCVAMTYALAQDPQYEDLMTATSSLTGRKINRFTHLHQSGEDLVKKVKMQRLLGQKTASCFQRCVGMDAFNAVYSTTFETDEKYGTSYHENFKKFLIKMQDADLTVDGAMTDPKGDRSKAPHEQADPDVFVHVVERRPDGIVVCGAKAHQTGSVNSHWHIFMPTIAMGEADKDWAVSFACPTDVKGMYLIYGRQSCDTRKLEGCNIDVGNAKFGGQEALVVLDHVFIPNEYIFLNGEHEFAGMMVERFAGYHRQSYGGCKVGVGDVVIGAAALAAEYNGVEKASAVKDKLIEMTHLNETLYSCGIACSCEGCPTKAGNYQIDLLLANVCKQNVTRFPYEIVRLAEDIAGGLMVTMPSQKDFGSDTVVGSSGETIGDICNKYFAGREGVSTEDRQRVMRFLENICLGAAAVGYRTESLHGAGSPQAQRIMIGRQGNIQGKKQLARNIAGIVSDKEDT, from the coding sequence ATGCCTTTAATGACCGCACAAGAGTACATCGAAAGCCTGCGCAAGCTGAAGACGCGGGTGTATCTGTTCGGAAAAAAGGTCGACAACTGGGTGGATGACCCCATCATCCGTCCATCCATCAACTGCGTTGCCATGACGTATGCCCTGGCGCAGGACCCGCAGTACGAGGATCTGATGACCGCGACCTCCAGCCTGACCGGTCGCAAGATCAACCGTTTCACCCATCTTCACCAGTCCGGCGAGGATCTGGTGAAGAAGGTAAAGATGCAGCGTCTGCTGGGCCAGAAGACCGCCAGCTGCTTCCAGCGCTGCGTGGGTATGGACGCGTTCAACGCCGTCTATTCCACCACGTTCGAGACCGACGAAAAGTACGGCACCAGCTACCATGAAAACTTCAAGAAGTTTCTGATTAAGATGCAGGACGCCGACCTGACTGTGGACGGCGCCATGACGGACCCGAAGGGCGACCGCTCCAAGGCCCCCCATGAGCAGGCGGATCCGGACGTGTTTGTCCACGTTGTGGAACGCCGCCCGGACGGTATCGTGGTCTGCGGCGCGAAGGCACACCAGACCGGCTCCGTCAACTCTCACTGGCACATCTTCATGCCCACCATCGCCATGGGGGAGGCAGACAAAGACTGGGCGGTAAGCTTTGCCTGTCCGACGGACGTCAAGGGTATGTACCTGATCTACGGCCGTCAGTCCTGCGATACCCGAAAGCTGGAAGGCTGCAACATCGATGTGGGCAACGCCAAGTTCGGCGGACAGGAGGCCCTGGTCGTCCTCGACCACGTGTTCATTCCGAATGAGTACATCTTCCTGAACGGCGAGCATGAGTTTGCCGGTATGATGGTGGAGCGATTCGCCGGATACCACCGCCAGAGCTACGGCGGCTGCAAGGTCGGCGTGGGCGATGTGGTCATCGGCGCCGCGGCGCTCGCCGCCGAGTACAACGGCGTGGAGAAGGCCTCCGCCGTCAAGGATAAGCTCATCGAAATGACCCATCTGAATGAGACGCTGTATTCCTGCGGTATCGCCTGCTCCTGTGAAGGCTGCCCCACAAAGGCGGGCAACTACCAGATCGATCTGCTGCTGGCGAACGTCTGCAAGCAGAATGTCACCCGTTTCCCCTATGAGATCGTGCGTCTGGCCGAGGACATTGCCGGCGGCCTGATGGTCACCATGCCGTCTCAGAAAGACTTTGGGTCCGACACGGTAGTCGGCAGCAGCGGTGAGACCATCGGAGATATCTGCAACAAGTATTTCGCGGGCCGGGAAGGTGTCTCTACCGAGGACCGCCAGCGCGTGATGCGCTTTCTGGAAAACATCTGTCTCGGCGCGGCGGCCGTCGGTTACCGCACCGAATCCCTGCACGGCGCGGGATCTCCGCAGGCACAGCGCATCATGATCGGCCGTCAGGGCAACATTCAGGGCAAGAAGCAGCTGGCCAGGAATATCGCCGGCATTGTCTCCGACAAGGAAGACACCTGA
- a CDS encoding GntR family transcriptional regulator, which yields MYTVLTYKGHRKEGGCLSITSQSATAYQQIKDMIFRMELLPGARIPELQISAKLSISRTPIHDALRRLESEGLVTIGHNRGATVACFTDDEIKEIGAIRLSQDILSAQLASYYGSASDFDDLDRLADDCEAAASKGDIYGRIKTDCNFHLAISKISGNSHLISQQYAIYQQIHLVQVSKYTDIEHSLLQIHHHKPIISAMRSGNLEDVRALICQHIKDFYHIDPYLLKCYDGTSRTANP from the coding sequence TTGTATACTGTATTGACATATAAGGGACACAGGAAAGAAGGAGGGTGTTTATCTATTACTTCGCAGAGTGCAACTGCTTATCAGCAGATCAAGGATATGATTTTTCGCATGGAACTGCTTCCCGGCGCCCGGATCCCGGAGCTGCAGATTTCGGCCAAGCTATCCATCAGCAGAACCCCGATTCACGATGCGCTTCGGCGCCTGGAATCTGAGGGGCTGGTCACGATCGGACATAACCGCGGCGCTACCGTGGCATGTTTTACTGATGATGAAATCAAAGAGATTGGTGCGATCCGCCTGTCGCAGGATATCCTTTCTGCGCAGTTGGCTTCCTATTATGGAAGCGCGTCGGATTTCGATGACCTTGACCGTTTAGCCGATGACTGTGAAGCGGCGGCGTCTAAGGGCGATATTTACGGACGGATTAAAACGGACTGCAACTTTCATCTGGCAATTTCAAAAATTTCCGGCAATTCTCATCTGATTAGCCAACAATATGCCATTTATCAGCAAATACATCTCGTCCAGGTGTCCAAATATACGGATATTGAGCACAGCCTGCTCCAGATTCATCACCATAAGCCGATTATTTCAGCGATGCGCAGCGGAAACCTGGAAGATGTACGCGCACTGATCTGCCAGCACATTAAAGATTTTTATCACATCGACCCGTATCTTTTGAAATGTTACGACGGAACATCCCGGACCGCGAATCCGTAA
- a CDS encoding CaiB/BaiF CoA transferase family protein, which produces MSDNPYALLSGARIIELATYVAAPSAGRILADWGADIIKVEATPKGDSTRFAVPLPGMKFITYDVHNANKKSIAVNLKTPEGQEIMHKLLATANVLLTNTRATALKKLGMDYDTLHKEYPNLIHAQMTGYGETGPMANEPGFDNVCFWALGGAMIAGMEKDTAPIIPPSSFGDNGIASTMAAAVCAALYRQKSTGEGSKIVVSLYGQAIFDMTEPILSIQCSNLDKYPKSRLENTPLNNTYKCKDGKWIMVCCHEYERYFPYFMKIIGREELIHDDNINTFAKGNKNCRQVIQIISEGFSKFTRDELDKILAENDIPHAIVTNVPDLLESKQAWENKYLNEFTLPNGDKLVEAATPAKFGGVNFPPRQRAPFLGEQTSEVMKEVGYTDEQIQDLEAKGIVIKKDTYD; this is translated from the coding sequence ATGAGCGATAATCCATATGCGCTTCTTAGCGGAGCACGTATTATCGAACTGGCCACTTATGTGGCGGCGCCGTCCGCGGGACGGATCCTGGCCGATTGGGGCGCCGATATCATCAAGGTGGAGGCTACCCCGAAAGGAGATTCAACACGCTTTGCCGTTCCTCTTCCCGGCATGAAATTCATAACCTATGATGTTCATAATGCAAACAAGAAGAGCATCGCGGTGAATCTGAAAACACCCGAGGGCCAGGAGATCATGCACAAGCTGCTGGCTACGGCCAATGTTCTGCTGACGAACACCCGCGCGACTGCGCTGAAGAAGCTGGGAATGGATTATGATACCCTCCATAAAGAATATCCCAATCTGATCCATGCTCAAATGACCGGATATGGCGAGACCGGCCCTATGGCGAACGAGCCGGGATTCGACAATGTGTGCTTCTGGGCTTTGGGCGGCGCGATGATCGCCGGCATGGAAAAGGACACGGCGCCTATTATTCCTCCCAGTTCCTTTGGCGACAACGGAATCGCCTCCACGATGGCGGCCGCCGTTTGTGCCGCACTGTACAGACAAAAGTCTACGGGCGAGGGCAGCAAAATCGTGGTTTCTCTCTACGGGCAGGCGATTTTCGATATGACGGAGCCGATTCTTTCCATCCAGTGCAGCAACCTTGATAAATACCCAAAAAGCCGTCTGGAGAACACGCCGCTGAATAACACTTACAAATGCAAAGACGGCAAGTGGATTATGGTTTGCTGCCACGAATACGAGCGGTATTTCCCGTATTTTATGAAAATTATCGGCCGCGAAGAGCTGATTCACGATGACAATATCAATACTTTTGCAAAGGGAAATAAAAACTGCCGTCAGGTGATTCAGATCATCAGCGAAGGCTTCTCCAAATTCACGAGGGATGAGTTGGATAAGATTCTCGCGGAGAACGACATTCCCCATGCCATCGTGACCAATGTGCCGGACCTGCTGGAATCCAAACAGGCTTGGGAAAACAAATACCTGAACGAATTCACCCTGCCAAACGGAGACAAATTGGTCGAGGCTGCCACTCCGGCAAAATTCGGCGGCGTGAATTTTCCTCCGCGCCAGCGTGCGCCCTTCCTTGGAGAACAGACATCCGAGGTCATGAAGGAAGTCGGTTACACCGATGAGCAAATTCAAGACCTTGAAGCGAAGGGTATCGTCATCAAAAAGGATACTTACGACTGA
- a CDS encoding class I adenylate-forming enzyme family protein → MELMCVTISELTKRNAELYPCDIAYIFDERKYTWEEVEGITDWLAVDMLNKGIRKGTHVGLWAVNSVQLVMHLFAAQKIGAIPSVFNYSYKALEMQSVLSYADIEYLYIGEEKSGMDYWKTLEEIRETLPCLKAAFDMLESMGKADAIRRSQGLVTGETAALLTEKKAQVTTDDTCCLMFTSGTTRRPKGVLLSYFSVLNDANELVRLLRWKHGEDIFLAAMPMFHCSGLTCGLMLALCAGIPMIIHRIFNAERAMQDIEKYKVTAFNVVPSMLMLMVQNRSFGKYDISSYRSGTSAGSGFSPEDYRKIIRKIGVRHLQMGYGQTETSPLVTFSLYDDGVALKSETIGKEIPNMEVRIWNLQDGRLAETDEHGEIQVKGFAVMKGYYKLEEESRKAFTPDGWLRTGDLGFRDADGYFHFVARMGDMIIRGGENIAPSEIECVIGHYSGDLAGVKVVGVPVNDVVQEEIVAFVVMKKPMTADPEDIRRFVKSRLANYKAPKYVFQIDSFPMTGSGKADLSALKRLGAEKIEVLQKRAICKT, encoded by the coding sequence ATGGAACTGATGTGTGTGACGATTTCGGAACTTACGAAAAGAAATGCAGAATTGTACCCCTGTGATATTGCTTACATCTTCGATGAGCGGAAATATACTTGGGAAGAAGTTGAGGGGATTACAGACTGGCTCGCCGTGGATATGCTGAACAAGGGGATCCGAAAAGGCACACACGTCGGACTGTGGGCGGTAAACTCCGTTCAGCTGGTGATGCACCTCTTCGCGGCGCAGAAGATCGGGGCGATTCCCTCCGTCTTCAACTACTCTTATAAGGCCCTTGAAATGCAGAGCGTCCTCTCTTATGCTGATATTGAATATTTATACATAGGTGAAGAAAAATCCGGCATGGATTATTGGAAGACCCTCGAAGAGATCAGGGAAACGCTGCCCTGTTTGAAAGCGGCTTTTGATATGCTGGAGAGCATGGGAAAGGCGGATGCGATCCGGAGATCGCAGGGTCTCGTTACAGGCGAGACGGCGGCGCTCCTGACGGAAAAAAAGGCGCAGGTTACCACGGACGACACGTGTTGTCTGATGTTCACTTCCGGAACAACCCGTCGCCCGAAAGGGGTTTTGCTGAGCTATTTCAGCGTGCTCAACGACGCAAACGAACTGGTCCGGCTGCTTCGGTGGAAGCACGGGGAAGATATTTTTTTAGCTGCAATGCCTATGTTCCACTGCTCCGGTTTGACCTGTGGCCTGATGCTGGCGCTGTGCGCGGGGATTCCTATGATTATTCATCGAATTTTCAATGCCGAGCGTGCCATGCAGGACATTGAAAAATATAAGGTCACAGCATTCAACGTCGTTCCTTCCATGCTTATGCTCATGGTACAGAATCGATCTTTCGGCAAGTACGATATTTCATCTTATCGCTCCGGTACTTCGGCCGGCTCCGGCTTTTCCCCCGAGGACTACCGGAAAATAATCCGGAAGATCGGCGTCCGGCATCTGCAGATGGGGTACGGGCAGACGGAGACCTCGCCGCTGGTCACATTCTCACTGTATGACGACGGCGTGGCTCTCAAGTCAGAGACCATCGGGAAAGAGATTCCAAATATGGAGGTTCGGATCTGGAATCTGCAAGACGGCCGCCTGGCGGAAACTGATGAACACGGGGAGATTCAGGTGAAAGGCTTTGCCGTAATGAAGGGCTACTACAAATTGGAAGAGGAGAGCCGGAAGGCTTTTACACCCGACGGCTGGCTCAGGACCGGGGATCTGGGGTTCCGTGACGCTGACGGCTATTTCCATTTTGTCGCGCGCATGGGGGATATGATCATCCGCGGCGGAGAAAATATCGCTCCCAGTGAAATCGAATGCGTGATCGGGCATTACAGCGGTGATCTGGCGGGCGTCAAGGTCGTCGGCGTGCCGGTAAATGATGTCGTTCAGGAGGAGATTGTTGCGTTCGTGGTCATGAAAAAGCCTATGACAGCGGATCCGGAGGATATCCGCCGTTTTGTGAAAAGCAGGCTGGCCAATTATAAAGCTCCCAAATATGTATTTCAAATCGATTCCTTTCCCATGACTGGAAGCGGCAAAGCTGATCTGTCCGCTTTGAAGAGGCTGGGAGCTGAAAAAATTGAAGTGCTTCAGAAGCGTGCAATATGCAAAACCTGA
- a CDS encoding NAD/NADP octopine/nopaline dehydrogenase family protein, which produces MDMSYLKNKPIAVLGAGGVGKTMAGDCALAGAKVRIWDQPGFAEKNFRNIERTGIKLSGNQFSYYGFERRGVGHVELATSDLAKAVKGAGIIIVATVAMAHENIFRQLIPLLEDGQVIHIFPDNCGTFVCRKLMREMNFNKKVVVGAWYTAPYGVRIVNRGGVTTNECKVEDRITTIRGCALPMTDTGAFIESANYIPALDAIRTGDGFVAGNTVLDINLSNVNPVIHVPGTVLGVSTMQNFGTVLGQDPKNYSLYGFALCPAIAEVQATFWEEEKALAKAMEIGLCTVNYEDFFSRTTMYGKEYMGPDFAVPFEEKYENFYGDGPFSLENRYITEDVPVGCYLMQQLGRKYDVPTPTIDCMIHLANVMIKRDLIKDSKYTLDYLDIGHMTHDQLQKYLREGVYTAK; this is translated from the coding sequence ATGGACATGAGTTATCTGAAGAACAAACCCATTGCAGTTCTGGGTGCGGGCGGTGTTGGCAAAACGATGGCCGGAGACTGCGCGCTGGCCGGGGCAAAGGTGCGCATCTGGGACCAGCCCGGTTTTGCTGAGAAAAATTTCCGCAACATTGAGAGGACGGGCATCAAGCTGAGCGGCAACCAGTTCAGCTACTATGGCTTTGAGCGCCGCGGCGTCGGCCATGTGGAACTGGCCACCAGCGACCTGGCCAAAGCCGTCAAGGGCGCGGGCATCATTATAGTAGCCACTGTGGCCATGGCGCATGAGAATATCTTCCGCCAGCTGATTCCACTGCTGGAGGACGGTCAGGTCATCCACATCTTCCCGGACAACTGCGGTACTTTTGTCTGCCGCAAACTGATGCGTGAGATGAACTTCAATAAGAAGGTGGTCGTCGGCGCGTGGTATACCGCCCCTTACGGCGTCCGCATTGTCAATCGCGGCGGCGTGACCACCAACGAGTGCAAGGTGGAAGACCGCATCACCACCATTCGCGGCTGCGCCCTGCCAATGACCGATACCGGCGCATTCATCGAATCCGCAAACTACATACCGGCCCTGGACGCGATCCGCACCGGCGACGGTTTTGTGGCGGGCAACACCGTTCTGGACATCAACCTTTCCAACGTCAACCCGGTCATCCATGTTCCCGGCACGGTTCTGGGCGTTTCCACCATGCAGAACTTCGGAACGGTTCTGGGCCAGGACCCGAAGAACTACTCCCTGTATGGGTTCGCTCTCTGTCCGGCAATCGCCGAGGTTCAGGCAACTTTCTGGGAGGAGGAGAAGGCCCTGGCAAAGGCGATGGAGATCGGCCTGTGCACCGTGAACTACGAGGACTTTTTCTCCCGCACCACCATGTACGGCAAGGAGTACATGGGTCCCGACTTCGCCGTTCCCTTTGAGGAGAAGTACGAGAATTTCTACGGCGACGGCCCGTTCAGCCTCGAGAACCGCTACATCACCGAAGACGTCCCCGTCGGCTGCTATCTGATGCAGCAGCTTGGCAGAAAGTACGACGTCCCGACTCCGACCATCGATTGCATGATCCATCTGGCCAACGTGATGATCAAGCGCGATCTGATCAAGGACAGCAAGTATACGCTGGACTATCTGGACATCGGTCATATGACCCACGACCAGCTGCAGAAGTATCTGCGCGAAGGCGTGTATACCGCAAAGTAA